DNA from Verrucomicrobiia bacterium:
TCAGATGCCTTCGTAAACCGCGGCTGGCTGGTGCTCGGTGCCACCCAGACCTTCGTGGGTGTTGATCGCATAATGGATTCCGTGCAACTGGTCGGAATCAACTCAAACCGGGACACGCTGATCATCCGCCAGGCGCGCAATGCGAACCTGGACCCTCTTTCCGATCCGCAGGTCTTCAAAGTCCGTACGAATCCCTACCAGTTTCTTCCGGGCGACTCGGTCGAGGTCCGCGTCTGGGTGAAAATCTCGACCTTCGATACCGTATACGTTTTCTGTCATATCAATGATTTCTCCTCCATCCGGCGAATACAACTCGGGGAAGTTAGTCCGGGAGAATTTCAGGGCGGTTTCAAACTGGTCGCCGATTCCCGCTTGGATTACAACTTTTGGCGCGTGGCGGTGGATGCCATAGCCCATTCCACTTTGACCGGCGGCTCCTTTGACAACGAAATCTGGGGCATCATTTACCAGGTGCACCCCTGACCTAAAATGCCGATATTACTATAACTGATGGAATCGCCGACGGTTAGGGAACATCCGGGGGAACGGCTCTTCATCGGGGGGGCCTGGGTTTCCGGAGGAAACTTCCTCGAGGTGACCGACAAGTTCACGGGCAAGCAAATAGCCGCCATCTCCACGGCCGACGAGGAGTTGGTGGAAATGGCCGTCCGCTCCGCGGAGGCCGGCTTTGCCGCCATGAAAACCCTCCCCGCCATAAAACGCGCCGAATTGCTGGAGAAAATCGCCGGCGCCCTGCGCGAAGCGGCGGATGAATTCGGTGCGGGACTAATTGCCGAAGCGGGCAAGCCGGCCCGTCTGGCCCGCCAGGAAGTGGAACGGAGCATCCAGACCTTCAAATTTGCCGCCGAGGAAGCCAAGCGCATCCACGGCGAAACCGTACCGCTGGACGCCCAGAGCGGCTCGGAAAAAAAATTCGGTTTCTACCATCGTTTCCCCGTCGGCGTCGTCGCCGCCATCACCCCATTTAACTTCCCTTTGAATCTGGTCGCCCACAAACTCGCCCCTGCGCTCGCCGCCGGTTGCTCGGTTGTTCTCAAACCATCCTCCTTGACGCCGCTGACCGCCTTGAAGATCGCCAAAATTGTCGAATTCGCTGGCGCTCCGGCCGGCGCGTTCAACGTCTTGGTCGGCTCCGGAGGAACGGTCGGCAACTGGCTGGTAACCCATCCCAATGTGGCGATGGTCACCTTCACCGGCTCGGCCGAGGTGGGAAAAGAAATTCGCGCAAAAGCCGGGCTTAAGAAAACGCTTCTGGAACTGGGGAACAACTCCGCCGCCATTGTGGACGAGACCGCCGATCTGGACTGGGCGGCGCAAAGATGTGCCGCCGGGGCCTTTGCCTATGCCGGCCAGGTCTGCATCTCCCTCCAGCGGATTTACGTCGAAAAATCGGTCGCACAGCCCTTCGTCGATAAGCTGGTGAAGCTGGCCAAAAATCTCAAAACCGGCGACCCCAAACTGGGCACCACGGACGTCGGCCCCCTCATTTCAGAAGCGGACGCCCGCCGCGTGGAGGATTGGGTGGCGGAAGCCAAAGCGGCGGGAATGGAGGCCAAATGCGGCGGCCGCCGCAAGAACGCATTCTACGAGCCGACCGTTTTATACGGCGACCCCTCCGGCTGCCGCATCGGCACGGAAGAGCTCTTCGGCCCGGCGGTCACCGTCACGCCGTATGAAAAATTTGAAGAAGCCACAGCCGCCGTCAACGCCACCCGCTACGGGCTGCAGGCCGCCATTTTCACCAAGAATTTGAACCGCGCCTTTGCCGCCTTCCGCGAACTGGAAGTCGGCGGCGTCATTATCAACGATTCCCCCGCCTACCGCGCCGATTTGATGCCCTACGGCGGCGTCAAGGAATCCGGCTCCGGCCGCGAAGGAGTGCGCTACGCCATCGAGGAAATGACCTGCCTCAAAATGGCCGCCCTGCATTTGCCGGAGTAACTGCCAACTTTCAAATCGTTCCCTTTCGCATTGCAACAAGCTGACCTTCATTGGTTTAAATCAAAAACCTTCTTCTTCGCTCCCTTAGTGATGCTTGACGGAAATCAAGCGAGACGCTCTAAAAATCTCTTGACACAGGGGGGCTGGTATTTATACTAATAGAGTCAGTGGATTATCTAAATCTGCTGATTATATTAGTGTTAAGAGGTGAGGAGTGTTATAATGTGTCCGGTTCGCTGCGTATCAGAAGTAAAGGAGGATGGTATGCGCATACCGTGCCGGGGCAGGAAAACGTGGGCGTTTCTCTTTTTAATTGTTATCGCTAACGCAACTTTGGTTTTTTCCCAACCCCCCAATATCTACACCTTCTCCGGCGATGTGGACCTGGGAGTGCAGTTCCTATTGGGTTTTCAAAGCTCAGGTCAGCATTACATCGGAGTGAGGGGGGACACGGTTTACGTGATAACCTCCAACGGCTGGACCTGGTGTTCAAAATCCACTGATGGAGGGCAAACCTTCGGTACGCCCGTGCGGGTCAATTCCACTGCAGAGGCCTACAATCCTTCGATGCGGGTAGATACAGGGGGAATAATCTATGTGGCCTATCAAGATGAATTTGCTGACATCCGATTTACCAAGTCCACGGATGGAGGGGTAACATTTATTCCGGGAGTTAAAGTCAATGATGACACCATCCCACAGGTCGGCCAGGAAAAGCCCGCCATTGCGGTCAATAATAAAGGACAAATTTTCATTGCTTGGAACGATCAACGGAATATAGCTCGGCCCGGCCGAACGGTTTTTTCTGCAGCAAGTTTCGATGGAGGATTAATCTTCACCCCGAATGTTCAAGTGAGCGAACCCGATATTTCTGCGGGTGTCAGTGACATTGCCGCCGATGATAGTGGGAGAGTTTATGTCCTTTACGGAGGAGTAGCTATTGCTCGGAGTATTGATACTGGACAGAGTTTCCCATCCCGCACCTATATCACGGAGCCGTTATGGCTACTCGGTTTCACCAGTATGGCTGTCTCAGGACCCTTCGCGGGCATAGTCGGCGTTGCTGCACCACCTGATGACGTTTTTAAGACCTCAATTTGTTTTTCTGCCAGCTGCGACTACGGACAGACCTTTTCCCCCATTGTTTTAGTAAATGACGACAGCTTATCCGGCAATTCATACCCCTCGTTATTTTTTAACAACGGTGCATTTTTTGTAAGCTGGAACGGGGAGCGTTCAGGCCGATTTCGAGATATTTATTTCAGCTATAGTTCCGATACGGGTCAGACGTTTGCTCATAGCAAACAAGCCAACTCGGACACATTGACCGATGCGGTCTCTCCGTCGCTGGCCATAAATGAAGCAGGTAAGGCCTTTGTGGTATGGCTGGATCCACGGCGCGACCCCTGGTATGAGGAGGATTGGCATCCTTTTGTGGCAGTTGGCAACCCTACTTATATAAAAGGGGATTTAAACTTGGATCTTATTTTATCAATAGCCGATGTTGTTACACTTATTAACGTAGTTTTTTTGAATTCTTCTTTTCCTGCGCCCTTCGAAAATGCAGATGGAAATTGCGACGGGATTTTGCGACCCGTCGATGTAGTGTTGGAATTGCAAGCGGTCTTTTTAGAACAGGATTTTCCTTGTTAACAGAGATGTTTTATGATACACCTCGCAAAATGGCATCCCTTTAGTTGTAGTCCTCCGCCCGAACAAAACAAGAGAAGCATTCTGGATTCAATCAGTTTTTTTGTAACCAGTTTTAATTGGGAATTAAATGGGAGGATTTATGAAAAAGATTGGATTTGCTTTCGGGACTTTGGCTTTGGTTTTTGGTCTCCTGAATCCGGGATGGAGTCAGGACCAAATTCCCGGCCAAATTTATGTAAGCTTCAAGCCGAACAGAGTGACACTCGAGACGGACACCAGTGGCTTTATGGTATGCCACATTGACTACCTCGATTCGGTAAATTTAGCAAACGAACTGCAGGCGATCTTCAACGTGAACTGCGGCGATTGCCCGCTTTTGGAAAACGATTATATAGCGGTCTTTCCGGACAGCGCCGACATTCCCGACTTGGTTGACGCCTATCTGGCGGATACCAACGTTATATGGGCGGGCGCTCGATATTTTCCGGTTTTTGATTTCACCCCCAACGATTCCTTTTTCGCCAAGCCCTCGCCATCGGCAACACCTTCCAGCTACCAGTGGCCGCTGGATTCCGCTCACCTGCAAATGGAAAAGGCCTGGGACATTACCAAAGGAGATACTGGCGTGGTTATCGCCATTCTGGACAGTTGGCACGCTTGGCGGCACCCGGATTTGGAGACGACCGCTTGGCTTAACTACGGCGAAGATAGGAACGGAAATGGCCAATTCGACCCCGAGCCGTATCCCACCGGCGATCTGGACAGCGTGGATAATGACAATGACGGGTATATTGACAACATGCTTGGTTATCATTTTGACGCTGTTGACAGTAATAATGAATTGGTTATTTGTAATCCGAATCCGGAGCCGATTCTTAACTCACAATGGGATAGTAACCTTGTACCGCAATATCCGCACCTCCAGCCTTTCAAGCACGGTACTTGGACTTGGGGCACCGTGGCCGCCAAAACCCACAACTATCGGGGGGTGGCCGGGGCTGGATTTAACTGTCGAGTGCTGCCGGTTGGCTTCGACAATTATGCGCCGGTAGGTCCCGCCTTTTGCTACTTGTTGCAAATGAAGCTCCAACACGGCATCCCTCATATCGTCAATATGAGCTTTAGGGTCACACCCGCGACCCCAAACGACACCGTTCTTGTGGATTCCCTCTACGGTTTGGGGGTCGTCCTTATTGGGGCCGCAGGGAATGATTTTGGCCGTGAGGTTGCCAATTTCCCCGCTGGGCGCCCGAAGGTGATATCCGTGGCGGCTACGGATAGCAACGATTACAGGGCGCATTTCTCGACCATTGATACTACCGTTGACCTTTCGGCGCCGGGTTTCAATTATATGACACAAATTGACTTTGATATTGATAGTAACAAAGTGGTGGGGTATGGATACGCTTCCGTGGATAGTTCCTACACCCCGCCCTATTTTATTAAGGGAACCTCCTTCTCTGCTCCTCTCGTTGCCGGAGTTGCCGGTCTGGTGCGTTCGCTTTTCCCATCTTGGTCGGTGGACGAAATTATGGCCAAAATAAGAAGCTCAACGGACTCCATACAGTATCACTCCCAAGCGGATAGAGATTCGTTAGCTGGAAAATTTGGCACCGGCCGTCTGAACGCCTACAAGGCGGTCACCTTCTTCGGGAACATTCCCAACTCGGCCAACGACACCACGCTGGACGGGGTGGTTTACGTCTCCGGGGATATAACGGTACCGGCCGGAAAGACCCTGACTTTAACGGCAGGAACGTCCTTGAAGTTTGTTTCTGGGGACGTGATGCCTTCCACCGGCAATCCGAGTCCGGGGAAGGGGCAGTTAATCGTCAAGGGAACCTTGACCTGTCTGGGAAGTGTGTCGGATTCAATCATTCTAACTTCGTTTCAGTCCTCGCCCCAAGCGGGGACTGGGCCGGGATTTTGATTGATACGAATGGCAGGGCGAATATCGAGTTCACCCGTTTCAGCTATGCCGACACCGCTTTGGCTGTTTGCGGAGATACGGCCACGGTGGTAGTGTATAATTCCACGTTCAATTATTTCAACGGGGCGGCGGTTTCGAGTAGAAGCTACAAGACCAAACTGGGCGGGATATATCCGGTTCCGAATCCCCCGGATTGCGGCAGAAATAATTTCCTGATGAACACGGCCACTTCGGGGGCGAAGGCGGTGATTAAGACAACCTCTCCCGGTGGAACCTTGAAAGCGGAAGGGAACTGGTGGGATTCCGTGCCGCCGCCCAGCAGCTATTTTTCGGGCAACGTGGACAGAACGCCGTATTTGACGGGAGTGGCCACGCCCGATTCCTGCAATGCGGGCGGGCAGTTTTCAGAACCCCCACCGGAGGAAAAAGTGGCCGTCCGGCCAATCGTGCCCACCCACTTTGAGCTGGCCCAGAATTATCCCAACCCGTTCAATCTCACGGCTACCATCGAATATGCTTTGCCTCAAGCGGTGAAGGTGGAGTTGAAGGTATTCAACATTCTCGGACAAGTAGTGCGTACACTGGTGGACGAAGAAAAACCGGTCGGCTATCATCAGGTTGTTTGGGATGGGAAAGACCAAACGGGACAGCCCGTTTCATCCGGCATCTACTTGTATCAAATCAAAGCCGGGGATTATGTTGAAACCAAGAAAATGCACTTGCTGAAATAATTCTCCTTGCTTCCAAGAAAGCCGCTCCGCTTGGAGCGGCTTTTTTTTGAAATTTTACAGAGTTGCAAAAACACAACAAAATGTGCGGCACTTTTGTCACGCCCAGAAAAAGAGGATTTTCTGCAGTCAGGCATTTCCGCCCCCCCTTCACCCCTTGCCAAAGCCCGCCAAAAAACTTTTCTTGTAATTTGAAATGAACAAAACCCAGCGCACGATTAAAGCGCCCGTTTCCATTTCCGGCGTGGGGCTGCACACCGGCAACCAGACCAACCTGACCTTCAAGCCGGCCCCCATCGACTCCGGCGTGACCTTCGTCCGCACGGATTTGGAGGGAAAGCCGGAAATCGCCGCCCATATCTCCAACGTGGTGGATATCCTGCGCGGCACCACCATCGCCAAAGGGGAGGTCAAGGTCTATACGGTGGAGCACGTAATGGCGGCTTTGGCCGGGCTGGAAATCGACAACGTGATAGTCGAGTTGGACAACAACGAGCCCCCCGTCGGCGACGGTTCGGCCATGCCCTTCATCGAAATTCTGCAAAAAGCCGAAATTGTCGACCAGGACGCCCCCCGCAAGTTTTTGGAAGTGGAAACCCCGATTTCTCATTCGATGCCCGACCGCCACGTCGACCTGGTGGTCCTGCCGTCGGATGATTTCCGCGTGACTTTTTTGGTGGACTACAAAAACCCCGCCCTGGGCACCCAGTACACCTCGATGGTCTCGCTGAAGGATGAGTTCGTGAAGGACTTCGCCCCCTCCCGCACGTTTTGTTTCCTGTCGGAAGTGGAAAGTTTGGCCAAACTCGGGCTTATCAAAGGGGGCAATATGTCCAACGCCGTGGTGATTTGCGACGACGGCGTCGGCCCGGACGACCTGAAACGTCTGAAAAAGATGCTCGCCTTGAAGGATGACCTCTTCATCGGCAAAAACGGGCTGATGAACGACGTTCCGCTCCGCTTTCCCAACGAACCCTGCCGCCATAAGGCGCTCGATTTGATTGGGGATTTGGCCTTGCTCGGCGTGCCGTTGAAAGCCCACGTTTTGGCGGCAAGAAGCGGACACGCCGCCAACGTGGAGTTGGCCAAAAAACTCCACTCCCTCTACGAAAAAGAACAAATCAAGGCCAAGTATCAAAAGGAGCAAAAAACCGAATATTTGCTGGATATCCGCGCCATTCAGGAAATTTTGCCCCACCGCTATCCGTTTTTGTTGATTGACCGGGTGATTGATTTGGATCCCAAGAAAAAAGTCGTGGCGATAAAAAACGTGACCATTAACGAGCCTTTCTTTCAGGGGCATTTCCCCGGCCATCCGGTGATGCCGGGGGTTCTGATTGTGGAGGCAATGGCCCAGGCCGGCGGCTTCTTGATGCTCCACGCCGTCCCCGATCCCAAAAAAACCGTGGCCTACTTTCTGGGGATGGATGCCGTCCGCTTCCGCAAGCCGGTCGTTCCCGGCGACACGCTGCGGCTGGAAGTGGAAATGCTCTCGATGCGCCGCGGCACCTGCAAAATCTCCGGCAAAACCTACGTGGGGGAGGCCTTGGTGGCGGAAGCGGAAATGATGGCCGCCATTGTGGACAAGTAAGTGCTGAAAGAAAGCGTAATGGAATCGATGATTCACCCCACGGCTATTGTTTCTCCAAATGCCCGTCTCGCTGCGGATGTGGAGATCGGGCCGTACACGGTGATTGCGGACGACGTTGAAATCGGCCCGAAAACCAAAATCGCTTCCAGCTGCTTTATCGATAACGGCGCCCGCATCGGCGCCGAGGTGGAAATTTACCACGGCGCGGTGGTCTCCGGCCGCCCCCAGGACTTGAAATTCGCCGGGGAGAAAAGCTTTTTTTTCGTGG
Protein-coding regions in this window:
- a CDS encoding aldehyde dehydrogenase family protein encodes the protein MESPTVREHPGERLFIGGAWVSGGNFLEVTDKFTGKQIAAISTADEELVEMAVRSAEAGFAAMKTLPAIKRAELLEKIAGALREAADEFGAGLIAEAGKPARLARQEVERSIQTFKFAAEEAKRIHGETVPLDAQSGSEKKFGFYHRFPVGVVAAITPFNFPLNLVAHKLAPALAAGCSVVLKPSSLTPLTALKIAKIVEFAGAPAGAFNVLVGSGGTVGNWLVTHPNVAMVTFTGSAEVGKEIRAKAGLKKTLLELGNNSAAIVDETADLDWAAQRCAAGAFAYAGQVCISLQRIYVEKSVAQPFVDKLVKLAKNLKTGDPKLGTTDVGPLISEADARRVEDWVAEAKAAGMEAKCGGRRKNAFYEPTVLYGDPSGCRIGTEELFGPAVTVTPYEKFEEATAAVNATRYGLQAAIFTKNLNRAFAAFRELEVGGVIINDSPAYRADLMPYGGVKESGSGREGVRYAIEEMTCLKMAALHLPE
- a CDS encoding sialidase family protein, which produces MRIPCRGRKTWAFLFLIVIANATLVFSQPPNIYTFSGDVDLGVQFLLGFQSSGQHYIGVRGDTVYVITSNGWTWCSKSTDGGQTFGTPVRVNSTAEAYNPSMRVDTGGIIYVAYQDEFADIRFTKSTDGGVTFIPGVKVNDDTIPQVGQEKPAIAVNNKGQIFIAWNDQRNIARPGRTVFSAASFDGGLIFTPNVQVSEPDISAGVSDIAADDSGRVYVLYGGVAIARSIDTGQSFPSRTYITEPLWLLGFTSMAVSGPFAGIVGVAAPPDDVFKTSICFSASCDYGQTFSPIVLVNDDSLSGNSYPSLFFNNGAFFVSWNGERSGRFRDIYFSYSSDTGQTFAHSKQANSDTLTDAVSPSLAINEAGKAFVVWLDPRRDPWYEEDWHPFVAVGNPTYIKGDLNLDLILSIADVVTLINVVFLNSSFPAPFENADGNCDGILRPVDVVLELQAVFLEQDFPC
- a CDS encoding S8 family serine peptidase — its product is MKKIGFAFGTLALVFGLLNPGWSQDQIPGQIYVSFKPNRVTLETDTSGFMVCHIDYLDSVNLANELQAIFNVNCGDCPLLENDYIAVFPDSADIPDLVDAYLADTNVIWAGARYFPVFDFTPNDSFFAKPSPSATPSSYQWPLDSAHLQMEKAWDITKGDTGVVIAILDSWHAWRHPDLETTAWLNYGEDRNGNGQFDPEPYPTGDLDSVDNDNDGYIDNMLGYHFDAVDSNNELVICNPNPEPILNSQWDSNLVPQYPHLQPFKHGTWTWGTVAAKTHNYRGVAGAGFNCRVLPVGFDNYAPVGPAFCYLLQMKLQHGIPHIVNMSFRVTPATPNDTVLVDSLYGLGVVLIGAAGNDFGREVANFPAGRPKVISVAATDSNDYRAHFSTIDTTVDLSAPGFNYMTQIDFDIDSNKVVGYGYASVDSSYTPPYFIKGTSFSAPLVAGVAGLVRSLFPSWSVDEIMAKIRSSTDSIQYHSQADRDSLAGKFGTGRLNAYKAVTFFGNIPNSANDTTLDGVVYVSGDITVPAGKTLTLTAGTSLKFVSGDVMPSTGNPSPGKGQLIVKGTLTCLGSVSDSIILTSFQSSPQAGTGPGF
- a CDS encoding FlgD immunoglobulin-like domain containing protein; its protein translation is MIDTNGRANIEFTRFSYADTALAVCGDTATVVVYNSTFNYFNGAAVSSRSYKTKLGGIYPVPNPPDCGRNNFLMNTATSGAKAVIKTTSPGGTLKAEGNWWDSVPPPSSYFSGNVDRTPYLTGVATPDSCNAGGQFSEPPPEEKVAVRPIVPTHFELAQNYPNPFNLTATIEYALPQAVKVELKVFNILGQVVRTLVDEEKPVGYHQVVWDGKDQTGQPVSSGIYLYQIKAGDYVETKKMHLLK
- a CDS encoding bifunctional UDP-3-O-[3-hydroxymyristoyl] N-acetylglucosamine deacetylase/3-hydroxyacyl-ACP dehydratase is translated as MNKTQRTIKAPVSISGVGLHTGNQTNLTFKPAPIDSGVTFVRTDLEGKPEIAAHISNVVDILRGTTIAKGEVKVYTVEHVMAALAGLEIDNVIVELDNNEPPVGDGSAMPFIEILQKAEIVDQDAPRKFLEVETPISHSMPDRHVDLVVLPSDDFRVTFLVDYKNPALGTQYTSMVSLKDEFVKDFAPSRTFCFLSEVESLAKLGLIKGGNMSNAVVICDDGVGPDDLKRLKKMLALKDDLFIGKNGLMNDVPLRFPNEPCRHKALDLIGDLALLGVPLKAHVLAARSGHAANVELAKKLHSLYEKEQIKAKYQKEQKTEYLLDIRAIQEILPHRYPFLLIDRVIDLDPKKKVVAIKNVTINEPFFQGHFPGHPVMPGVLIVEAMAQAGGFLMLHAVPDPKKTVAYFLGMDAVRFRKPVVPGDTLRLEVEMLSMRRGTCKISGKTYVGEALVAEAEMMAAIVDK